The DNA sequence acacacactgagggagCCTCACTGCTCAGATGCATTATGCACACACGTTTGCAAGCCTGTTCACACGCCTGTACACACATACAATATCAATACTTTAATACAATTGATATATGTTATAAAAATGCTTTAAAACGTCATATTCAGGCACTCCAAAATGTATCTACATATCTAGGCAGAGGCAGGGAGGCTGTCACTTATTCCTGGTATGGATCAAGTTCCATTAACACTGGATCCTATAGTTTCCATAGTGCAACTCAGTAGTGTCTGTTGTCAGACCCTCCCTGCCTGGTCAATGTCTTTTAAAACACCAAACCAACATTTTGTAACAGAGGCTTTCTGTTAGAACTCTGAAACGCAACCTGAGATCTTGAGAAAGGAGCTAAAGCCAAGTGTTCCAGAAAGAGAGACTGATTAAAGAGGAGCTGCaagaatggacagtatgaggaaatggatgtgtttactgaacattcaagcatactgtataaacattttcaacttataaccaaaattaaaattaagaaCATGAATAGGGGCATAATATGTTTCCTTTAAACAGTATTCAACTGAGAAATTCACTAGCAATAACAAAAAAGGCTTAGTTTCTCTAATGTGACGATTTGTTCCTTtctcttgttgtgttttaagGATTTTGGACCATTTGTTAGGAAAAATTAATAAACTTACATTGTATATTCATCAGAATAATTGACAATGAAGACAAACATAACAGGATGAAAATAGGAACAGCTATACAACATagtacaataaaacacaataaatgcaATGTTAATGGTAATATGTATCCATATATATGATTCAAGTTGatcaattttattcatattcaagaaCATGAACAAccaactgatctgaactgaagTTTGTTCTTCAGAAAGCTTGTTGTAAATCAATATCATTTTGTCCCTCCCCAGCTCAACCAGCAGCCAGATCCACGCCCATCCAGCCTTGTCGGACGCAGCCCGGCAGCCATCTACGAAACGGAACCAagcagcactcacacacacactcccctcacacacactgtccgcATCACACGAACACGCCGCACACGCACGGACTCCACTCCAACGGAGTCAAGAACGGGGGCCCTCATGCGCACCCGAAGCTCGGCTCCCTCCCGAGAGGTGGctcgtccacctcctcttcctcgtcagCAGGACCGAAACACACCAAGAAGTTGCAGTCCaacccctccatcacctcccagAGCAGCAAGAGGAGCAAGAGCAGCTCCAAGAGCAACAGCTCCCAGATCCCCACGGAGGCACAGGATGGTGAGctacagacactgacagacaaactGTGGCAAGGTCCAACAAGTTCTTTTTCCACCTGGATAATCAGAGTAGATGATAAAAATTCTCCTTTCTCCTCGCACATCTTCTCTGTCCcccaaaaacaaccaaaaatgaACTCTCAGTTCATAAGTTCAGCACTCTAAATTGATTTATATAGCATTTGTAAAACTTTACCAACTGCAAATGCCTGAACTGAAAGTTGAGTGATCAAAAACCAAAATGGGAAATTCATCAGGCTAGAAAATATCTGGATTTATTAACACGTTTGTTGCTGACGAGCAGCCCCCTGTCGCCTGCTTTTGTCATGGCTCGCGTGGTTACGTCAGCTTTTGTGTCTTTAAAAGTAAACAGGCTCAAACATCCACAATTGTTGtgtaaacattatttataattttcatCTCAAGTAAACGGTTAAATGGAGAAAGAGACGGCCTTTTCCTTTGACATGACTAACTCAGAGGACAGTTGGTATGTGGTTAAGCAGAGAGTTAAAGGTTAGAAGCGTCTTACCAATTAGAGTGAAAAAGCAAATCTGGTAAGTTAGCCTGCTTATGTCGCCAGATCTATCACTACAAGCCAAACGACGAATGTTGTATTCATTTGGTCTGTCTTTCCCCTGCAGACTGCTGTGTTCATTGCATTCTGGCGTGCCTCTTCTGTGAGTTCCTAACGCTGTGTAACATCATGCTGGACTGTGCCACCTGCGGCTCCTGTGCAGGCGATGACGCGTGTTTCTGCTGTTGCTGCGCGTCGGAGGAGTGCGGCGACTGTGACCTGCCCTGTGACATGGACTGTGGCATCATCGACGCCTGCTGTGAGTCTGCAGACTGCCTGGAGATCTGCATGGAGTGCTGTAGCCTTTGCTTCTCCTCCTGAGGACACTGTCACCACCACGGGGGGCAAAGGACATGCTGGCTACTTACTCCCACAATCCCAGGAACAATGTTAAGCAGCGTCTTACCAGAGCTGAAAAAGCGTTACACCCACCCACTGTTGCTTGGGATCTGTGGTTCACACTATATTGGCTGGCCTATTTGGCTCCACGATGTGTCCAATGCTTCTTACAGGGTTTGCCAAGCAAAAGATGTGACCTATTGCTCACAGCAGTCGCTGGTGAACTCTTCCTTCCCTCATTGATCAAACGATGGGACGGTAACTTCCCCTTCTTCGTCTTTGCTGGGTGTATGTGCAGAGTGAATTCCAGCTGTGGTCCGTGCGAGTCAACCAGGCTGTGCAGCGTCCGGACCCTCATAGAACAAGCTATTATTACAATGGAGCCCCTTGTGCCATCTGATTGACTGGAGTTCTCTAAGCATGAAAAATGAccttgaaatgagaaaatggcTCCATTTAACTGGATTTTAATGTTTCTACAGATAAGAGCAGCAGCATAATGGGAAAATGGATG is a window from the Scophthalmus maximus strain ysfricsl-2021 chromosome 6, ASM2237912v1, whole genome shotgun sequence genome containing:
- the mdfi gene encoding myoD family inhibitor domain-containing protein — translated: MDEERSAPDIAPEPPDDGDPSLPVQQPGSCTTSTTERANSCPKPKPFPSEDVAHTYTEPLILRSNGTPERLLGNDGDNCNSNNSHSELGTPSKSITSQPAARSTPIQPCRTQPGSHLRNGTKQHSHTHSPHTHCPHHTNTPHTHGLHSNGVKNGGPHAHPKLGSLPRGGSSTSSSSSAGPKHTKKLQSNPSITSQSSKRSKSSSKSNSSQIPTEAQDDCCVHCILACLFCEFLTLCNIMLDCATCGSCAGDDACFCCCCASEECGDCDLPCDMDCGIIDACCESADCLEICMECCSLCFSS